The Paenibacillus sp. RUD330 genome has a segment encoding these proteins:
- the mnmE gene encoding tRNA uridine-5-carboxymethylaminomethyl(34) synthesis GTPase MnmE, with product MIQDTIAAISTALGEGGIAVIRVSGPAAVDSVSNILKSRTPLADAPSHTVTYGHIAAPGSGEIIEEVLVTVMKGPRSFTAEDVVEIGAHGGLVAVRKVLELVLEQPGVRVAEPGEFTKRAFLNGRIDLAQAEAVIDLIRSKSDRSYSVALKQAEGTLSRKIKALRHTLIELLAHIEVNIDYPEHDVTEMTSSYIKDSCGSAMEEIRRLLKTAAEGKILREGITTAIVGRPNVGKSSLLNALVQESKAIVTDIPGTTRDVIEEYITLSGIPLRLLDTAGIRETTDVVERIGVERSRSAAADADLLLLVLNHNEALHDDERELLAKLTGRQVVVIVNKSDLPARLKLEEVAAALPDSRIVMMSVLEEEGLEALEGAIRELFFEGQLESADLTYVSNVRHISLLNKASQALSEAVAATEDGIPIDMVQLDVRSAWELLGEIIGDTAGESLIDQIFSQFCLGK from the coding sequence ATGATACAGGATACAATTGCCGCGATCTCGACCGCGCTGGGAGAAGGCGGCATTGCCGTCATTCGCGTCAGCGGACCTGCAGCGGTGGATAGCGTTTCGAATATATTGAAATCACGAACTCCTCTTGCGGACGCCCCGAGCCATACGGTGACGTACGGCCATATCGCGGCTCCCGGGAGCGGCGAAATCATCGAGGAAGTCCTTGTGACCGTCATGAAGGGACCCCGTTCCTTCACGGCGGAGGATGTCGTCGAGATCGGGGCGCATGGAGGACTTGTGGCGGTGCGCAAAGTACTCGAGCTCGTGTTGGAGCAGCCGGGAGTCCGAGTGGCGGAGCCCGGCGAATTCACCAAGCGGGCCTTCCTCAACGGCCGGATCGATTTGGCGCAAGCAGAAGCGGTCATCGACCTGATCCGCTCGAAGTCCGATCGTTCCTATTCAGTCGCCTTGAAGCAGGCAGAAGGAACTTTGTCACGGAAGATCAAGGCGCTGCGGCATACATTGATCGAGCTGCTCGCCCATATCGAGGTCAACATTGATTACCCGGAGCATGACGTGACGGAAATGACTTCTTCTTATATAAAGGACAGCTGCGGTTCCGCCATGGAAGAAATCCGCCGGCTGCTGAAGACGGCCGCCGAAGGGAAGATTCTTCGTGAAGGCATTACGACAGCCATCGTCGGCCGTCCCAATGTGGGCAAGTCCTCTCTTCTGAACGCGCTTGTCCAGGAAAGCAAGGCAATCGTGACGGATATACCCGGCACGACGCGGGATGTTATTGAGGAATACATTACATTATCCGGTATTCCTTTGCGGCTGCTCGATACGGCTGGCATCCGCGAGACGACCGATGTCGTGGAGCGGATCGGAGTAGAGCGGTCCCGGTCTGCGGCTGCGGACGCCGATCTGCTGCTGCTTGTATTGAATCATAATGAGGCGCTTCATGATGATGAACGGGAGCTGCTCGCAAAGCTGACCGGGCGCCAGGTCGTTGTCATCGTGAACAAAAGCGATCTGCCGGCTCGGCTGAAGCTGGAAGAGGTGGCCGCCGCATTGCCGGATAGCCGGATCGTCATGATGTCGGTGCTTGAGGAAGAAGGTCTGGAAGCGCTCGAAGGAGCGATCCGCGAGCTGTTCTTCGAAGGGCAGCTTGAGAGCGCGGACCTGACCTATGTGAGCAATGTCCGGCATATCTCGCTGCTCAACAAAGCCAGCCAAGCGCTGAGCGAAGCTGTTGCGGCGACCGAGGACGGCATTCCGATCGATATGGTTCAGCTGGATGTGCGCTCCGCTTGGGAGCTGCTCGGCGAGATCATCGGAGATACGGCGGGAGAGTCGTTGATCGATCAGATCTTCTCGCAGTTTTGTCTGGGGAAATGA